From the genome of Vitis riparia cultivar Riparia Gloire de Montpellier isolate 1030 chromosome 2, EGFV_Vit.rip_1.0, whole genome shotgun sequence, one region includes:
- the LOC117930776 gene encoding LOW QUALITY PROTEIN: probable aquaporin NIP5-1 (The sequence of the model RefSeq protein was modified relative to this genomic sequence to represent the inferred CDS: inserted 1 base in 1 codon), whose protein sequence is MGPHLGAEFVGTFILIFAATAGPIVNQKHSGVETLIGNAACAGLAVMIVILSTGHISGAHLNPXLTIAFAALRHFPWVQVPAYIAAQVSASICASFALKAVFHPFMSGGVTVPSVSIGQAFALEFLITFNLLFVVTAVATDTRAVGELAGIAVGATVMLNILVAGPSSGGSMNPVRTLGPAVAAGNYRAIWIYLVAPTLGAVAGTAVKLRADEGEQPRQVRSFRR, encoded by the exons ATGGGTCCCCAT CTTGGAGCAGAGTTTGTGGGAACCTTCATCTTGATATTTGCAGCGACGGCGGGACCCATCGTGAACCAGAAGCACAGTGGGGTGGAGACTCTGATAGGGAATGCGGCATGCGCTGGGCTTGCGGTGATGATAGTGATTCTTTCCACAGGCCATATCTCAGGAGCTCACCTCAACC TCCTCACGATTGCCTTCGCCGCGCTTCGTCACTTCCCGTGGGTGCAAGTTCCGGCCTATATCGCAGCACAAGTTTCAGCATCCATCTGCGCTTCCTTCGCTCTCAAGGCTGTTTTCCACCCTTTCATGTCCGGTGGTGTCACCGTCCCTTCGGTCAGCATTGGGCAGGCCTTCGCCCTTGAGTTCCTTATCACTTTCAATCTCTTGTTCGTTGTCACCGCCGTCGCCACGGATACTCGAGCT GTGGGGGAGTTGGCTGGTATAGCGGTTGGAGCTACTGTTATGCTGAACATTCTTGTGGCAGg GCCGTCGAGTGGTGGTTCGATGAATCCAGTGAGGACTCTGGGGCCGGCCGTGGCAGCAGGGAATTACAGGGCTATATGGATATATCTGGTGGCTCCTACGCTAGGGGCGGTGGCGGGGACAGCTGTCAAACTCCGAGCGGATGAGGGTGAGCAACCTCGCCAGGTCAGGAGCTTCCGTCGCTAG